The Streptomyces seoulensis genome contains a region encoding:
- the hpf gene encoding ribosome hibernation-promoting factor, HPF/YfiA family, which yields MDIVVKGRKTEVPERFRKHVAEKLKLEKIQRLDGKVMSLDVEVSKEPNPRQADRCDRVEITLRSRGPVIRAEASASDPYAALDMAAEKLDARLRKQHDKRVVRRGARRTPAAEVPDVVPGVATLYPDGEPVPTAESDGVPTRKIGSLEVKGDGPLVVREKTHVASPMSLDQALYEMELVGHDFYLFVDSETKEPSVVYRRHAYDYGVIHLNTDPMVAQAQPPAAGDTLGG from the coding sequence GTGGACATCGTCGTCAAGGGCCGCAAGACCGAAGTACCTGAGCGGTTCCGCAAGCACGTGGCCGAGAAGCTGAAGCTGGAGAAGATCCAGAGGCTCGACGGCAAGGTGATGAGCCTCGACGTCGAGGTGTCCAAGGAGCCCAACCCCCGACAGGCCGACCGCTGTGACCGAGTGGAGATCACGCTCCGCTCCCGCGGTCCGGTGATCCGGGCGGAGGCATCGGCCAGCGACCCGTACGCGGCCCTCGACATGGCCGCGGAGAAGTTGGACGCCCGGCTGCGCAAGCAGCACGACAAGCGGGTCGTGCGCCGGGGCGCACGACGCACCCCGGCCGCGGAAGTCCCCGATGTCGTCCCCGGTGTGGCGACGCTCTACCCCGACGGTGAGCCCGTCCCGACCGCCGAGTCCGACGGAGTGCCCACCAGGAAGATCGGCTCGCTGGAGGTCAAGGGCGACGGCCCGCTGGTCGTCCGCGAGAAGACCCACGTCGCCTCCCCGATGAGCCTCGACCAGGCCCTCTACGAGATGGAACTGGTCGGCCACGACTTCTACTTGTTCGTCGACTCCGAGACCAAGGAGCCGAGCGTCGTCTACCGGCGACACGCCTACGACTACGGCGTCATCCATCTGAACACCGACCCGATGGTGGCTCAGGCGCAGCCGCCCGCGGCGGGTGACACGCTGGGCGGCTGA
- a CDS encoding winged helix-turn-helix domain-containing protein: MTTLPRPALTLTADDARRIALRAQGFLGAPDRRSGARGVLRALGAVQLDTISVLARSHELIPYARLGAVGRKSVESAYWHTPSSGAPHAFEYWSHAACILPVEEWPHFAFRRRAYRDRPHWNHQLPEGVYDQVIKQLRTEGPLTATELGGAKRTSDWWDWSGTKVAVERALMYGEVVCVERRSWKRVYDLAERAIPKELLHDDLDDAECLRRLVRLAGEALGVGTRADIADYHRLKGEQVDAVIADSGLVPVEVEGWSKPAWADPAALAAPPRGRHRTTLLSPFDSLIWERARTERIFGFTHRLEAYVPKPKRVYGYFAMPVLSGGRLIGRVDPAREGRTLVARQVTLDGPKAVPGVAQALVEAASWVGCTDVRVERVEAPELRAPLTLELARALA; this comes from the coding sequence ATGACGACCCTGCCGCGCCCCGCTCTCACCCTCACCGCGGACGACGCCCGCCGCATCGCCCTGCGGGCCCAGGGCTTCCTCGGAGCGCCCGACCGCCGCTCCGGTGCGCGCGGGGTGCTCAGGGCGCTCGGCGCGGTCCAGCTCGACACCATCTCGGTGCTGGCCCGCTCCCACGAGCTGATCCCGTACGCGCGCCTGGGCGCGGTCGGCCGCAAGTCCGTGGAGTCGGCCTACTGGCACACCCCGTCCTCCGGCGCGCCCCACGCCTTCGAGTACTGGTCGCACGCGGCGTGCATCCTCCCCGTCGAGGAATGGCCGCACTTCGCGTTCCGCCGCCGCGCCTACCGCGACCGCCCGCACTGGAACCACCAGCTCCCCGAGGGCGTTTACGACCAGGTGATCAAGCAGTTGCGCACCGAAGGCCCCCTCACCGCGACCGAGTTGGGCGGCGCGAAGCGGACCAGCGACTGGTGGGACTGGTCCGGCACCAAGGTCGCCGTGGAGCGCGCGCTGATGTACGGCGAGGTGGTCTGCGTGGAGCGCCGGAGCTGGAAGCGGGTGTACGACCTCGCCGAGCGGGCGATCCCGAAGGAACTGCTGCACGACGACCTGGACGACGCCGAGTGCCTGCGTCGGCTGGTCCGGCTGGCCGGTGAGGCGCTGGGCGTGGGTACGCGCGCGGACATCGCGGACTACCACCGCCTCAAGGGCGAGCAGGTCGACGCGGTGATCGCCGACTCGGGACTGGTGCCGGTCGAGGTCGAGGGCTGGTCCAAGCCCGCCTGGGCGGACCCGGCCGCACTGGCGGCGCCCCCGCGCGGACGGCACCGCACCACGCTGCTCTCCCCGTTCGACTCACTGATCTGGGAACGGGCGCGCACGGAGCGGATCTTCGGCTTCACCCACCGCCTGGAGGCGTACGTCCCCAAGCCGAAGCGGGTGTACGGCTACTTCGCCATGCCGGTGCTGTCCGGCGGCCGGCTGATCGGGCGGGTCGACCCGGCACGCGAGGGCCGCACGCTGGTGGCCAGGCAGGTCACGCTGGACGGCCCGAAGGCAGTGCCGGGCGTGGCCCAGGCACTGGTGGAGGCCGCGTCCTGGGTGGGCTGCACGGATGTCCGCGTGGAGCGCGTCGAGGCCCCCGAACTCCGCGCACCCCTCACGCTGGAGCTGGCCCGCGCCCTCGCCTAG
- a CDS encoding response regulator — MADTFGPMRDAGADDGVIGMEPDLDSPRDEPIRVLVVDDHALFRRGLEIVLAAEEDIQVVGEAGDGAEAVDKAADLLPDIVLMDVRMPRRGGIEACTSIKEVAPSAKIIMLTISDEEADLYDAIKAGATGYLLKEISTDEVATAIRAVADGQSQISPSMASKLLTEFKSMIQRTDERRLVPAPRLTDRELEVLKLVATGMNNRDIAKELFISENTVKNHVRNILEKLQLHSRMEAVVYAMREKILEIR; from the coding sequence ATGGCGGACACCTTCGGACCGATGCGCGACGCGGGCGCCGACGACGGCGTCATCGGCATGGAGCCGGACCTGGACTCTCCACGCGACGAGCCGATCCGGGTGCTGGTGGTGGACGACCACGCGCTCTTCCGCCGCGGTCTGGAGATCGTGCTCGCGGCCGAGGAGGACATCCAGGTCGTCGGCGAGGCGGGCGACGGCGCCGAAGCGGTGGACAAGGCGGCCGACCTGCTGCCCGACATCGTGCTGATGGACGTGCGGATGCCCAGACGGGGCGGGATCGAGGCGTGCACCTCCATCAAGGAGGTCGCCCCCAGCGCGAAGATCATCATGTTGACGATCAGCGACGAGGAGGCCGACCTCTACGACGCCATCAAGGCGGGCGCGACCGGTTACCTCCTCAAGGAGATCTCCACGGACGAGGTGGCCACCGCCATCCGCGCGGTCGCGGACGGGCAGTCGCAGATCAGCCCCTCCATGGCGTCCAAGCTGCTCACCGAGTTCAAGTCGATGATCCAGCGCACGGACGAGCGGCGCCTCGTGCCCGCGCCCCGGCTCACCGACCGGGAGCTGGAGGTGCTCAAGCTCGTCGCCACCGGGATGAACAACCGGGACATCGCGAAGGAGTTGTTCATCTCCGAGAACACCGTGAAGAACCACGTCCGCAACATCCTGGAGAAGCTGCAACTGCACTCCCGGATGGAGGCGGTCGTCTACGCGATGCGCGAGAAGATCCTGGAGATCCGCTAG
- a CDS encoding GNAT family N-acetyltransferase: MDPVELTTERLLLRPVCPDDTEAVLAAAQDPAIQRWISSFPSPYLREHAETFVGRTAPEGWADDSMYTFGAFLPTGELAGMLSLVMRGPGHGELGYWAAREHRGRGYVTEAASAVARWAFTALSVDRLEWRAEVGNGASRAVAERLGFTVEGVLRAGVGSRGVRRDSWVGSLLPSDLGLRSSLPYLPAGTRSSGAKAQVGGGCQWHPLSSPS; encoded by the coding sequence ATGGACCCCGTCGAGCTGACCACCGAACGCCTCCTGCTGCGCCCCGTTTGCCCGGACGACACCGAGGCGGTGCTCGCGGCGGCCCAGGACCCCGCCATCCAGCGCTGGATCTCCTCCTTCCCCTCGCCCTACCTGCGCGAGCACGCCGAGACGTTCGTCGGCCGAACGGCCCCCGAAGGCTGGGCGGACGACTCGATGTACACCTTCGGCGCCTTCCTGCCCACGGGGGAACTGGCGGGCATGCTCAGCCTCGTGATGCGCGGCCCCGGCCACGGTGAACTCGGCTACTGGGCGGCCAGGGAGCACCGCGGCCGGGGATACGTCACCGAGGCCGCGTCGGCCGTCGCCCGCTGGGCCTTCACCGCGCTCTCGGTCGACCGGCTCGAATGGCGCGCCGAGGTCGGCAACGGCGCCTCCCGCGCGGTGGCCGAACGGCTCGGTTTCACCGTCGAGGGCGTCCTGCGCGCGGGCGTGGGCAGCAGGGGGGTGCGGCGGGACTCCTGGGTGGGTTCGCTGCTCCCCTCGGACCTCGGGCTGCGGTCGTCGCTGCCGTATCTGCCCGCCGGCACCCGGTCCTCGGGGGCGAAAGCGCAGGTCGGCGGGGGATGTCAGTGGCACCCTCTATCGTCCCCGTCATGA